One Molothrus aeneus isolate 106 chromosome 6, BPBGC_Maene_1.0, whole genome shotgun sequence genomic window carries:
- the SMIM38 gene encoding small integral membrane protein 38, translating to MESVLLMVLLVVIILIRFILWSCLSAYIDYKLSQRFPGTKKED from the coding sequence ATGGAATCAGTCCTTTTGATGGTTTTACTGGTTGTAATTATATTAATACGATTCATTTTGTGGTCCTGTCTTAGTGCTTATATAGATTATAAACTGTCCCAAAGGTTTCCTGGCACAAAAAAAGAGGACTAA